From one Peredibacter starrii genomic stretch:
- a CDS encoding SulP family inorganic anion transporter yields the protein MKNTSDLKFDFMAGFSVALVALPLSIGIALASGAPASAGLIAAIIGGLLGSWMGGSHVTINGPAAGLIVIVLEAVNKLGFRGMLGAAIVAGALQVVFGLMKLARKGLAFPVSVIHGMMASIGLIIIAKQFHLMVGHVPVNKNPLMLIAEIPMAFTSFDTTVFIVGAVSLALLITWNQITWAPAKKIPGPLLAVIVGAGLASFIGMDQSKLLNIPADVKSWVIFPDFAAFGSFDFWKSAITLALVGTLETTLSAAAVDKIDTQKRKSDLDRDLVAKGACNMLSAALGGLPMIAEIVRSSANVSYGAKTWRANFFHGVLILVAVLALPSVLAYIPIAALAAILVMIGYRLGSPKHFHHALQIGKDNLTGFLVTLLVTLSVDLLMGIFLGALAQFAVEIYLGLKLRHSLKASYSVETQISGGTLMKVDSALTFSNFLGVKDEILRLTADKKEFKLDLTHSPYVDHSVMDQIHDLKAYFQNVGIPFQVIMSPEHYALGVDQLSAMKKKLAAA from the coding sequence ATGAAAAACACGAGTGATTTAAAATTCGATTTTATGGCAGGGTTCTCTGTCGCGCTTGTGGCCCTACCACTTTCGATTGGTATTGCCCTCGCTTCAGGCGCACCAGCTTCTGCCGGACTCATTGCCGCTATTATCGGTGGACTACTAGGTTCATGGATGGGTGGCTCTCACGTAACGATTAATGGTCCAGCTGCTGGTCTCATCGTTATTGTTCTTGAAGCAGTTAACAAACTTGGTTTTAGAGGTATGCTTGGTGCTGCCATTGTGGCCGGTGCTCTTCAAGTGGTTTTCGGTCTGATGAAGCTTGCTCGTAAAGGTCTTGCTTTCCCAGTATCAGTTATTCACGGGATGATGGCCTCAATAGGTCTTATCATCATCGCCAAACAATTCCACTTAATGGTGGGTCACGTGCCTGTGAATAAAAACCCACTGATGCTCATTGCTGAAATCCCAATGGCCTTCACAAGCTTTGATACGACAGTATTCATCGTTGGTGCAGTTTCACTTGCCCTTCTTATTACTTGGAACCAAATCACTTGGGCCCCTGCTAAAAAGATTCCAGGTCCTCTCCTAGCGGTCATCGTTGGTGCGGGTCTTGCTTCTTTCATTGGTATGGATCAATCAAAACTTCTTAACATCCCTGCGGACGTTAAAAGCTGGGTGATTTTTCCTGACTTCGCGGCCTTTGGATCATTTGATTTCTGGAAATCTGCCATCACACTTGCTCTAGTTGGTACTCTTGAAACAACTCTTTCGGCCGCGGCAGTTGATAAAATTGATACTCAGAAAAGAAAATCAGACCTTGACCGTGACCTGGTAGCAAAAGGCGCATGTAACATGCTAAGTGCTGCTCTTGGTGGTCTTCCCATGATTGCTGAGATCGTTCGTTCTTCGGCCAACGTTTCTTACGGTGCTAAAACTTGGAGAGCCAACTTCTTCCACGGTGTTCTTATCCTTGTGGCGGTTCTTGCTCTTCCATCAGTACTTGCCTACATCCCTATTGCCGCTCTCGCTGCGATCCTAGTGATGATTGGTTACCGTCTTGGTTCACCAAAACACTTTCACCATGCGCTTCAGATTGGTAAAGATAACCTAACAGGTTTCTTAGTTACACTTCTAGTAACTCTATCTGTTGATCTACTTATGGGGATTTTCCTTGGTGCTCTTGCCCAGTTCGCTGTTGAGATCTATCTAGGACTTAAACTACGTCACAGTCTTAAAGCTTCTTACTCAGTAGAAACACAAATCAGTGGTGGAACTCTTATGAAAGTGGACAGTGCTCTGACTTTCAGTAACTTCCTTGGCGTAAAAGATGAAATCCTTCGTCTGACTGCTGATAAGAAAGAATTTAAACTTGATCTGACTCACTCTCCCTACGTTGACCACAGTGTAATGGATCAGATCCACGATCTAAAAGCTTACTTCCAAAACGTGGGCATTCCGTTCCAGGTGATTATGTCTCCTGAACACTATGCTCTTGGGGTTGATCAGTTGTCTGCGATGAAAAAGAAATTGGCCGCGGCCTAG
- a CDS encoding pseudouridine synthase — translation MPRYILFHKPYGVLSQFTPEDGARSLAEFDLPKGVYAAGRLDKDSEGLLLLTDDGPLIERLLNPKNEKQKTYWVLVERVPTEESLEKMRRGLKIEDYMTKPCEVRILDPQPEVPPRDPPVRFRKSVTDIWLEIKIVEGKNRQVRKMTAAIGHPTLRLIRKGIGHLQLGDLSLGSYKELTDVNLDEKSFK, via the coding sequence ATGCCTCGCTATATATTGTTTCATAAGCCCTATGGAGTTCTTTCACAGTTTACCCCTGAAGATGGGGCCCGCTCGCTTGCGGAGTTCGATCTCCCGAAGGGAGTCTATGCGGCCGGACGTCTGGATAAAGATTCCGAGGGACTTCTTCTTCTGACGGATGATGGTCCACTGATTGAGAGACTTCTTAATCCTAAGAATGAAAAACAAAAAACTTATTGGGTATTGGTCGAGAGAGTGCCTACAGAAGAGTCTCTGGAGAAAATGCGAAGGGGACTAAAAATCGAAGACTATATGACCAAGCCTTGCGAGGTCAGAATTCTCGATCCACAACCCGAAGTTCCCCCTCGTGATCCTCCAGTGAGATTCCGAAAAAGTGTCACAGATATTTGGCTAGAGATAAAAATCGTTGAGGGCAAGAACCGCCAGGTTAGAAAAATGACCGCGGCCATTGGTCACCCTACTCTGAGACTTATACGAAAGGGAATAGGCCATCTCCAATTAGGGGATCTATCTCTCGGTTCTTACAAGGAATTAACAGACGTTAATCTAGATGAAAAATCCTTTAAATAG
- a CDS encoding tRNA-uridine aminocarboxypropyltransferase: protein MNLCLKCRRRNLTCVCALLKPFKTTSRFIILMHPMEFKKEKVGTGRFSHLILENSKVVVDVGFDENAEFQAILNDPEYESYVLYPGVEPIDLGTDVLAQKVTKKAQFIVIDGTWPCAKKMMKLTTSLHHVPRVSFKSDRISEFKVKHQPMPGCLSTVESIHQVLLDLNRMGMENTNPAHENLMDVFRHTVNQQMDLAKDPSRQGYRKKPFSLPENRKISKKWEGRLLFFKESGE, encoded by the coding sequence ATGAATCTTTGCCTTAAATGCCGACGTCGAAATCTCACCTGCGTGTGCGCGCTTCTAAAGCCGTTTAAAACGACTTCTCGGTTTATCATCCTCATGCATCCCATGGAGTTCAAAAAAGAGAAGGTGGGCACGGGACGCTTCTCTCATTTGATTTTAGAGAACTCTAAGGTCGTAGTGGATGTGGGCTTTGATGAGAACGCAGAGTTTCAGGCCATTTTGAATGATCCTGAGTATGAGAGCTACGTGTTATATCCGGGTGTGGAACCGATTGATCTTGGAACAGATGTCCTTGCCCAAAAAGTCACCAAGAAGGCCCAGTTCATTGTGATCGACGGGACCTGGCCATGTGCTAAGAAGATGATGAAGCTCACCACCAGTTTGCATCACGTTCCTCGTGTGAGCTTTAAAAGTGACCGTATTTCAGAATTTAAAGTGAAGCATCAGCCGATGCCTGGGTGTCTCTCGACCGTTGAATCTATTCACCAGGTACTTTTAGATCTAAACCGTATGGGAATGGAAAACACTAACCCGGCCCATGAGAATCTCATGGATGTTTTTCGTCATACAGTGAATCAGCAGATGGATTTGGCGAAGGATCCGAGTCGTCAGGGCTATCGAAAGAAACCTTTCTCACTTCCTGAAAACCGCAAAATTTCCAAGAAGTGGGAAGGGCGTTTATTGTTCTTTAAAGAGTCTGGTGAATAA
- a CDS encoding glycosyltransferase family 2 protein yields MVQEICLLLLKASAVYFLCINVVYAVLMLLSWMKIKRYRTRLKDETVKDLPAVSFIIPAFNEESLIVETIQTYLSLPQAKKEIIVINDGSHDQTMKLLQTMFQLQKVQDRIFKSITQPELIVLEAPHMGKAQALNYGVTHATYDLICTMDADTIPTARGVEACLRSFATDSKLVAVGGVIQVLNSQVLKDNSPLEARSKEWLTSFQRIEYLRAFVCERLGWSFLGSTLLISGAFCMLKKEAVRKIGGFNHRSITEDFDLIVRLRRAYQGENHHFKILPITTCYTQVPRTIKHLSIQRMRWQMGLVQTLSENISLFFNPNHGPLGLFAIPYFWFVEVLSPVVEALGLVLIPYALYQNWVSLETVFMYLGIGLFFNLIITLIGVYFDNKYVSKKKYWSCTQSTIETLFLHLGYKQLTSWWRLIALFRSFSKNKAWGDKPREEIIHQTL; encoded by the coding sequence ATGGTACAGGAAATTTGCCTTCTTCTTTTAAAGGCCTCTGCCGTTTATTTTTTGTGTATCAATGTCGTGTATGCGGTACTGATGCTTCTTTCATGGATGAAAATCAAGCGCTATCGCACCCGTCTTAAAGATGAGACGGTAAAAGATCTTCCCGCGGTGAGTTTCATCATTCCGGCCTTCAATGAGGAGTCCTTGATCGTTGAAACGATCCAGACCTATCTTTCTCTGCCTCAAGCGAAGAAAGAGATCATCGTCATTAACGATGGCTCTCATGATCAGACCATGAAGCTTCTGCAAACGATGTTTCAACTTCAAAAAGTACAAGATCGAATTTTTAAATCCATCACACAACCTGAACTGATTGTACTTGAGGCCCCTCACATGGGTAAGGCCCAGGCCCTGAATTATGGTGTGACACATGCGACTTATGATCTCATTTGTACAATGGATGCGGACACAATTCCAACTGCTCGCGGAGTTGAGGCCTGTCTTCGCTCTTTTGCGACGGACTCAAAACTCGTTGCCGTAGGTGGAGTGATTCAGGTCCTTAACTCGCAAGTTCTAAAAGACAACTCACCTCTTGAAGCTCGCTCAAAAGAGTGGCTCACTTCATTTCAACGAATTGAATATCTTCGCGCTTTTGTGTGCGAGAGATTGGGCTGGAGCTTCCTTGGGTCAACACTTCTGATCTCAGGTGCCTTCTGTATGCTTAAGAAAGAGGCCGTGAGAAAAATTGGTGGATTCAATCACCGTTCAATCACTGAAGACTTTGATCTGATCGTGCGTCTACGTCGTGCTTACCAAGGTGAGAACCATCACTTTAAGATTCTTCCCATCACAACTTGTTACACTCAGGTTCCAAGAACGATTAAGCACTTAAGCATTCAGCGTATGCGCTGGCAGATGGGACTAGTTCAGACTCTATCTGAGAATATTTCGCTGTTCTTTAATCCAAATCATGGCCCACTAGGACTATTTGCCATTCCATACTTTTGGTTTGTGGAAGTCCTCTCTCCCGTAGTTGAAGCTTTAGGACTTGTGCTTATTCCCTATGCTCTTTATCAAAACTGGGTGTCACTAGAAACGGTCTTCATGTATCTCGGGATCGGATTATTCTTTAACTTAATCATTACATTGATCGGGGTTTACTTCGATAACAAGTACGTCTCTAAAAAGAAGTACTGGTCTTGTACTCAAAGCACGATTGAAACGCTGTTTTTGCATTTAGGTTATAAGCAGCTGACTTCTTGGTGGAGACTGATCGCCTTATTCAGAAGCTTTAGTAAGAACAAAGCTTGGGGTGATAAGCCAAGAGAAGAAATTATTCACCAGACTCTTTAA
- a CDS encoding U32 family peptidase, protein MNSELLLPVGNMAMCLAAVHYGADAIYVGVPFFNARGRSADLTMAELKEMIDLCHLYGVRVNLAFNVVIFQDEYPKVIETLKEILPMGPDAFIVQDLGLAKLIRAMAPNQRIHASTQMTVTNPDAIKLVDDLKIDRFVLGRENSINEIKLIREKTDKELEVFVHGALCVAYSGQCFTSESLGGRSANRGQCAQSCRLEYELFVDEVKKDLGQKKYLVSPKDLMGIEEVPTLKELGVNSFKVEGRLKTPEYVAAAAKNYREVLDGAPVNLEKRTEELSTTYSRGFFSGWLHGVNHQKLVDGTYSAHRGLEIGTIKEIKKKAVMIDSTRDLKAGMGLLFAGPKEDQGSKIFTALRIGKNFEVELLQKDLKLEKGMKVYLNSNEAQAKDLQRGWSSREHMKKIPLKFLVQGLYNEPLLVKVTDPEGREIYAQTISNLAPASARPMTEQFLKDELSSLGTTVYEMGTFECFIQEGLFLNHRELKDVRRELVEKMNQARIERRARVETFDLKPMVKNQTEAGLNILLRSKKQVEGFAENFALFQGHKDIIKSVILDFEFGKDYAASVELIKSLGVKAGIATTRILKPAEYYNLNTIIRCNPDLILVRNLGAIEYLRQMSQIPLIGDFSLNVTNSLSLDYLTSKGLGSVNVSYDLNQDQLLDMLEFSDPSKMEVTLHQYMPEFHMEHCVFAAFMSNGSSFRDCGKPCEKHEVKLKDPYGNMHFLKADQECRNTFFKATPQSAGFLVKELKERGVGSFRLEALNETPEEINLKIVTYLKLIKGEITADYALNSLKVVESYGLGLGQMNKSDTYKDRKKETNQHK, encoded by the coding sequence ATGAATTCTGAACTTCTACTCCCTGTCGGTAATATGGCCATGTGTCTGGCTGCTGTGCATTATGGCGCAGACGCCATTTATGTTGGTGTTCCCTTTTTCAATGCCCGAGGCAGAAGTGCTGACCTCACCATGGCCGAGCTGAAGGAAATGATCGACCTGTGCCACCTCTATGGTGTGAGAGTAAATCTTGCCTTCAATGTGGTGATCTTTCAGGATGAATATCCAAAAGTGATAGAGACCCTCAAAGAGATTCTTCCGATGGGTCCTGATGCTTTCATCGTGCAGGACCTGGGGCTCGCAAAACTTATTCGTGCTATGGCACCCAATCAGCGCATTCACGCTTCGACTCAGATGACGGTCACAAATCCAGACGCGATTAAACTCGTCGATGACTTAAAGATCGATCGTTTTGTTTTGGGCCGCGAGAATTCAATCAACGAAATTAAGCTCATTCGCGAAAAGACGGACAAAGAACTTGAAGTGTTTGTTCACGGAGCTCTTTGTGTGGCCTACTCTGGCCAGTGTTTTACTTCTGAGTCATTGGGTGGCCGAAGTGCTAACCGCGGTCAGTGTGCACAGAGCTGCCGCTTAGAGTATGAACTCTTTGTTGATGAAGTGAAAAAAGATCTCGGACAAAAAAAATATCTCGTTTCTCCTAAGGACTTAATGGGCATTGAAGAAGTGCCGACGTTAAAAGAACTAGGAGTAAATTCATTTAAAGTTGAAGGACGCTTAAAGACTCCGGAGTATGTGGCCGCTGCCGCTAAGAACTATCGTGAAGTCTTAGATGGCGCTCCGGTGAATCTAGAAAAGAGGACGGAAGAACTCTCGACTACTTACTCAAGAGGCTTTTTCTCAGGCTGGCTTCATGGTGTGAATCACCAGAAACTTGTGGATGGTACTTATAGCGCTCACCGAGGGCTAGAGATCGGAACGATCAAGGAAATTAAAAAGAAAGCCGTGATGATTGATTCAACTCGTGATCTAAAAGCGGGAATGGGACTACTCTTCGCGGGCCCTAAAGAAGATCAGGGCTCAAAGATCTTTACTGCTTTAAGAATCGGTAAAAACTTTGAAGTAGAACTTCTTCAAAAAGACCTGAAGCTAGAAAAAGGAATGAAGGTTTACCTTAATTCCAATGAGGCCCAGGCAAAAGATCTTCAAAGAGGATGGAGCTCTCGCGAGCACATGAAGAAGATCCCATTGAAGTTCTTAGTTCAAGGTCTTTATAACGAGCCCCTTTTGGTGAAGGTCACAGATCCGGAAGGACGTGAAATTTACGCTCAGACAATTTCAAATCTTGCTCCGGCTTCGGCCCGTCCGATGACTGAACAGTTTCTAAAAGATGAACTTTCATCATTAGGCACGACAGTATATGAAATGGGGACTTTTGAGTGCTTTATTCAAGAAGGTCTTTTCCTAAATCACCGCGAACTTAAAGACGTTCGTCGTGAACTGGTTGAGAAAATGAACCAGGCGCGAATTGAGCGCCGTGCCCGCGTGGAAACTTTTGATTTAAAGCCCATGGTGAAAAATCAAACGGAAGCAGGTCTTAATATTCTTCTTCGTTCTAAGAAACAGGTGGAAGGCTTTGCGGAAAACTTCGCGCTTTTCCAAGGCCATAAAGACATCATTAAGAGTGTGATCCTGGATTTTGAATTCGGGAAAGATTACGCTGCTTCAGTTGAATTAATTAAATCTCTTGGCGTGAAAGCGGGAATCGCGACAACGCGAATTTTAAAACCGGCCGAGTACTATAATCTAAATACGATTATTCGCTGTAATCCGGATCTGATCCTGGTTCGTAACCTGGGTGCTATCGAATACCTCCGCCAAATGTCACAGATTCCTCTTATTGGTGATTTCTCGCTTAACGTGACTAATTCCCTGTCTCTGGATTACTTAACGTCTAAGGGCCTCGGAAGCGTTAACGTTTCGTATGATCTTAATCAGGATCAATTACTGGATATGCTCGAGTTCTCTGATCCATCAAAAATGGAAGTGACTCTGCACCAGTACATGCCTGAGTTCCATATGGAGCATTGTGTGTTTGCGGCCTTCATGTCGAATGGTTCATCATTCCGTGATTGCGGCAAGCCTTGTGAAAAGCACGAAGTAAAACTGAAAGATCCATACGGGAACATGCACTTCCTTAAGGCCGATCAGGAATGCCGTAATACGTTCTTCAAGGCGACTCCCCAGTCTGCTGGCTTCCTGGTGAAGGAGCTTAAAGAACGTGGCGTAGGATCGTTTCGTTTAGAGGCCCTGAACGAAACACCGGAAGAAATTAATCTCAAGATTGTGACTTACTTAAAGCTCATCAAGGGTGAGATCACCGCGGACTACGCTCTTAATTCTCTAAAAGTTGTGGAGAGTTATGGACTGGGTCTCGGTCAGATGAATAAGTCAGATACTTATAAAGATCGTAAGAAAGAAACGAATCAGCACAAATAA
- a CDS encoding bifunctional metallophosphatase/5'-nucleotidase — MKVLQTAALFLALGISNSLLAKPLHIIHTNDLHSYFQGTRGGIGGYAQLKKVIDELRADSKAKGIPSIYLDGGDFGEGSSFYFSNQGVDSLRALDMLGVDVTVLGNHDFILGGKELRNQIRDAELKAKILSANLKGKRWMGLSGLMPDYMDYNLDGMKVRVFGLTTNEIHYMYPIRPLGWIADPHKTGVKQANKAIKDGVDYLIGLTHIGLEQDRKLVKNTRTIDLIVGGHSHIRLEKPEHVKNLSGRQIPIIQAGAHSGYVGSMIVDIKGKGQAEILDYKMIDIFKDMPQDEEMRNFVGTAYINREQYFGRNWDEVIGFSDITLSGNYNGQDTQTRTCWSRHIARLTREAAKTELGLQFDVFQGEQIPAGPITFGDMVDNFPHFRRWGDQGWNVARARISGFVLKQILNAFAGSEVGLQVMIDGIKVQDKTGHEVPYDPTVHTAEAAIINGEQIRNLRYYSIALPSEVPYGMEKLLNIFGRVILHRLDYLETKNYWPLLEEYIQKNSPLRCLND, encoded by the coding sequence ATGAAAGTTCTTCAAACTGCGGCCCTTTTTCTTGCTTTGGGCATCTCAAATTCGCTTCTCGCTAAGCCCCTGCACATCATTCACACCAATGATCTTCATTCGTATTTTCAGGGCACGCGCGGTGGAATTGGTGGTTATGCCCAGCTGAAGAAAGTGATTGATGAACTTAGAGCTGATTCTAAGGCAAAAGGTATTCCGTCGATTTACTTAGATGGTGGCGATTTTGGTGAAGGTTCGAGCTTTTATTTTTCAAATCAAGGAGTGGATTCCCTACGTGCACTGGATATGTTGGGCGTTGATGTAACGGTTCTCGGGAACCATGATTTTATTCTGGGTGGAAAAGAACTACGGAATCAAATCCGTGATGCTGAACTTAAAGCGAAAATTCTTTCTGCCAATTTAAAGGGCAAACGCTGGATGGGTCTCTCTGGCCTCATGCCCGACTACATGGACTATAACTTAGACGGAATGAAAGTTCGCGTCTTTGGACTTACCACAAATGAGATTCACTACATGTATCCCATTCGCCCTCTGGGCTGGATCGCGGACCCTCATAAAACAGGTGTGAAGCAAGCGAACAAGGCGATTAAAGATGGCGTCGATTATCTCATTGGTCTGACTCACATTGGTCTAGAGCAAGATAGAAAACTGGTTAAGAACACACGCACGATTGACCTCATCGTGGGTGGCCACTCGCACATCCGCCTTGAGAAACCAGAGCATGTTAAAAATTTAAGTGGCCGACAGATTCCAATAATTCAGGCCGGTGCTCACTCTGGATATGTGGGTTCCATGATTGTGGATATTAAAGGCAAAGGTCAGGCGGAAATTCTCGATTACAAGATGATCGATATTTTTAAAGACATGCCTCAGGACGAAGAGATGAGAAACTTCGTAGGCACGGCCTATATCAATCGTGAGCAATACTTCGGTCGCAATTGGGATGAAGTGATTGGTTTTTCCGATATCACACTGAGCGGAAATTATAACGGCCAGGACACTCAAACCAGAACTTGTTGGTCTCGTCACATCGCTCGCCTTACCCGCGAAGCCGCGAAAACTGAACTAGGTCTTCAGTTTGATGTGTTTCAGGGTGAACAAATTCCAGCGGGCCCCATTACATTTGGTGATATGGTGGATAACTTTCCTCATTTCAGACGTTGGGGAGATCAGGGGTGGAACGTGGCCCGTGCTCGCATTTCAGGTTTTGTCTTAAAACAAATTCTCAATGCATTCGCCGGATCCGAAGTGGGTCTGCAAGTGATGATCGATGGGATCAAGGTTCAGGATAAAACAGGTCATGAAGTCCCTTATGACCCAACCGTTCACACAGCTGAAGCGGCCATCATTAATGGTGAGCAGATCAGAAATCTCCGCTACTACTCGATCGCTCTTCCCAGCGAAGTTCCATATGGGATGGAAAAACTCTTAAACATTTTTGGTCGTGTGATTCTCCATCGTCTGGATTATCTCGAGACCAAAAACTACTGGCCGTTGCTGGAAGAATACATCCAGAAGAATTCACCTCTTCGTTGTTTGAACGATTAA
- a CDS encoding translation initiation factor, with product MSDYELVYSDDPNFKKRCPKCGKYPCACPKAGDMVPSQHTLKIRLEKNSRGGKTVTVIFELPNNEAYFNDVQKKLKGLCGTGGSYKNNMIEIQGDHREKIKAHLEKLGFKVKLAGG from the coding sequence ATGTCTGATTACGAACTCGTCTACAGTGATGATCCTAACTTTAAAAAACGTTGCCCAAAATGTGGGAAGTATCCTTGCGCTTGTCCTAAAGCAGGCGACATGGTTCCCTCTCAGCACACGTTAAAAATTCGTCTCGAAAAAAATAGTCGCGGTGGAAAAACTGTGACAGTGATTTTTGAGTTACCGAATAATGAAGCTTACTTCAATGATGTTCAGAAGAAACTAAAGGGCCTGTGTGGTACTGGTGGTTCTTATAAGAACAACATGATTGAGATTCAAGGGGACCATCGTGAGAAGATCAAGGCCCACCTTGAAAAACTTGGCTTTAAAGTGAAACTTGCTGGCGGTTAA
- a CDS encoding PilZ domain-containing protein, which yields MRVIKSDSGHLAYQKIFKHLLKHHSRIIVWQVLDSGERVISESRLNSFHLDQGLLNFVTPTGKLDELNPMYCYAEEGQLIFKSGIFEIKGQVMTLNLPGEIKLLEDQDVNLIHGQIGMDLKPIWKTKRIDLDAPEEDESDVLKVKSMAERSSRDQEFLNNEFALSIDEEEAMYADKRESPRARPKKEKWVKVKVDGSPEVHFLKLFDLSRGGIAFVAMEMEKFPKGNTIHVVGFDEFDLDDPLVGKIMSHRPIDETQIEFKVGVKFDEGQE from the coding sequence ATGAGAGTAATTAAGTCGGATTCTGGACACCTGGCGTACCAGAAAATTTTCAAACATTTACTGAAGCACCATTCGCGAATTATCGTGTGGCAGGTGCTTGATTCCGGAGAACGTGTCATCAGTGAATCACGTCTCAATTCTTTTCACCTTGATCAAGGTCTCTTGAACTTTGTCACCCCAACTGGAAAGCTCGATGAGCTTAATCCTATGTATTGTTATGCTGAAGAAGGTCAGTTGATTTTTAAGTCCGGGATTTTTGAAATTAAAGGTCAGGTGATGACACTTAATTTACCCGGCGAAATTAAGCTTCTTGAAGATCAGGACGTAAATCTCATTCATGGCCAGATTGGCATGGATCTAAAACCAATTTGGAAAACAAAACGCATTGATCTCGATGCTCCTGAAGAAGATGAGAGCGATGTTCTGAAAGTGAAGTCCATGGCCGAGCGTTCAAGCCGTGACCAGGAATTTTTAAATAACGAATTTGCTCTTAGTATTGATGAAGAAGAGGCGATGTATGCGGACAAGCGTGAAAGTCCTCGTGCTCGTCCTAAAAAAGAAAAATGGGTGAAAGTCAAAGTTGATGGAAGCCCGGAAGTTCATTTCTTAAAACTTTTTGATCTGTCTCGTGGTGGAATTGCTTTTGTTGCGATGGAGATGGAAAAGTTTCCTAAGGGTAATACCATTCATGTCGTGGGCTTTGATGAGTTTGATCTTGATGATCCTCTCGTTGGAAAGATTATGTCTCATCGACCGATTGATGAAACTCAAATTGAATTTAAGGTCGGAGTGAAGTTCGATGAAGGGCAGGAGTAG